The following coding sequences are from one Oncorhynchus clarkii lewisi isolate Uvic-CL-2024 chromosome 20, UVic_Ocla_1.0, whole genome shotgun sequence window:
- the LOC139376533 gene encoding somatostatin receptor type 2-like, whose amino-acid sequence MDLWPLLLSSPNLSLPEPLYYDSYFPGNESDQGSRNDTPDETQQVFDKTSSVVITFIYFMVCAVGLTGNTLVIYVILRYAKMKTVTNIYILNLAVADVLCMLSLPFIAMQLALVHWPFGSVLCRLVMTVDCLNQFTSIFCLTVMSIDRYLAVVHPIKSTKWRKPRVAKIINLTVWGVSLLVNLPIMIFSGLMPNKNEAWVCTIVWPEPQEAYQTAFMFYTFFLGFFLPLTIICLCYLLIIVKVKSSGMRVGSTKRKRSERKVTRMVSIVVAMFVLCWLPFYVFNVTSVTGTINTTPVLKSTFEFVVVLGYANSCANPILYAFLSDNFKKSFQNVLCLKKVAGLDEAERSDSRMERTRMVKDVTAETRNAALLNGELQTSI is encoded by the exons ATGGATCTCTGGCCTCTCCTCTTATCATCCCCCAACCTCTCCCTCCCCGAGCCCCTGTACTATGACAGCTACTTCCCAGGGAACGAGTCCGACCAGGGGTCCCGGAATGACACTCCTGACGAGACCCAACAGGTCTTCGACAAGACCAGCTCCGTGGTTATTACCTTCATCTACTTCATGGTCTGCGCCGTGGGCCTGACGGGCAACACCTTGGTGATCTATGTCATCCTGCGCTACGCTAAGATGAAAACAGTCACTAACATTTACATCCTGAACCTGGCCGTGGCTGACGTCCTCTGTATGCTGAGTCTACCCTTTATCGCCATGCAGCTGGCCCTGGTCCACTGGCCCTTCGGCTCTGTGCTCTGCCGTCTGGTCATGACCGTGGACTGCCTCAACCAGTTCACCAGCATCTTCTGCCTCACGGTCATGAGCATCGACCGCTACCTGGCCGTGGTCCACCCCATAAAGTCCACCAAGTGGCGGAAGCCACGCGTGGCTAAGATCATCAACCTGACCGTGTGGGGAGTGTCCCTGCTGGTCAACCTGCCAATCATGATTTTCAGCGGTCTGATGCCCAATAAGAACGAGGCGTGGGTATGTACCATTGTGTGGCCAGAGCCTCAGGAGGCCTATCAGACGGCCTTCATGTTCTACACCTTCTTCCTGGGTTTCTTCCTGCCGCTCACCATCATCTGCCTCTGTTACCTGCTTATCATCGTCAAG GTGAAGTCGTCAGGCATGCGCGTGGGCTCAACTAAGCGTAAGCGCTCGGAGAGGAAGGTGACCAGAATGGTGTCAATCGTAGTGGCCATGTTCGTGCTCTGCTGGCTGCCCTTCTACGTGTTCAACGTCACCTCGGTGACGGGCACCATCAACACCACGCCTGTCCTCAAGAGCACCTTTGAGTTTGTGGTGGTGCTGGGCTACGCCAACAGCTGTGCCAACCCCATCCTGTACGCCTTCCTGTCGGACAACTTCAAGAAGAGCTTTCAGAACGTTCTGTGCTTGAAGAAGGTGGCGGGCCTGGATGAGGCGGAGCGCAGCGACAGCCGCATGGAGCGGACGCGCATGGTCAAAGACGTCACCGCCGAAACGCGCAACGCAGCGCTGCTCAACGGCGAGCTGCAGACCAGTATATGA
- the LOC139376534 gene encoding somatostatin receptor type 2-like: MDSSFTSEMFYNAGSIAAPTAIYLDEDIYLQEDLDVFSVTMAVLYLVVCIVGLAGNTLVIVAVLKLDKMASATTVYIFNLALADALFMVGLPFIAIQNFQNHWAFGDLVCKLVMVLDGINQFTSVFCLTVMSIDRYMALVDPMRFARWRTPRRAKIVSGFLWLFSLLPVLPMAIHFSDRDGLCTVDPHVTSDSWWLAFLSYTFVLGFALPSLVMTVSYTALVVTLRTHRCQASSPSQESHCLETQVTKMVVAVVLVFGVCWLPFYTFNFCSLYRMDLVLTFARGFEFVVLLSYSWSCANPILYACLSESFGRHFLTLLCPTKRSPSVHCNPDTERYDLNDTNGRDISVVA; this comes from the coding sequence ATGGACTCCTCATTCACCTCAGAGATGTTTTACAATGCGGGGTCGATCGCAGCCCCCACTGCCATTTACCTGGACGAGGACATCTATCTGCAGGAGGATCTGGATGTGTTCAGTGTGACCATGGCTGTTCTCTACCTGGTTGTGTGCATCGTAGGGCTGGCCGGGAACACCCTGGTCATCGTGGCCGTCTTAAAGCTGGACAAGATGGCTTCCGCCACCACGGTCTACATCTTTAACCTGGCCTTGGCCGACGCCCTATTCATGGTGGGCCTCCCCTTTATCGCCATCCAGAACTTCCAGAACCACTGGGCCTTTGGGGACCTGGTCTGCAAGCTGGTCATGGTCCTGGATGGCATCAACCAGTTCACCAGCGTCTTCTGCCTGACCGTGATGAGTATTGACCGCTACATGGCGCTGGTCGACCCAATGCGGTTCGCCCGCTGGCGCACGCCTAGGCGGGCAAAGATTGTCAGCGGCTTCCtgtggctgttctctctgctgcctgtcctcCCCATGGCCATTCACTTCTCGGACAGGGACGGCCTGTGCACGGTGGACCCCCACGTAACTTCTGACTCCTGGTGGCTGGCCTTCCTCAGCTACACTTTTGTCCTGGGCTTCGCTCTGCCCTCCCTGGTCATGACTGTCTCCTACACTGCCCTGGTGGTCACCCTGAGGACTCACCGTTGCCAGGCCAGCTCCCCAAGCCAGGAGAGTCATTGCCTAGAGACCCAGGTCACCAAGATGGTGGTGGCAGTGGTGCTGGTGTTCGGCGTGTGCTGGCTGCCTTTCTACACCTTCAACTTCTGCTCTCTCTACCGTATGGACCTGGTGTTGACCTTCGCCAGGGGCTTTGAGTTCGTGGTGCTGCTGTCTTACTCCTGGAGCTGTGCCAACCCCATACTGTACGCCTGCCTCTCCGAATCCTTTGGACGCCACTTCCTCACCCTCCTCTGCCCCACCAAAAGGTCTCCCAGCGTACACTGCAACCCTGACACGGAGCGCTATGACCTCAATGACACGAACGGGAGGGACATCAGTGTGGTGGCGTAG